Within the Funiculus sociatus GB2-C1 genome, the region TGGGAGATGCTTATCTAGCGACTGAGAAATATCGCGATTCTTTACTAGCCTACCGTGCGGCGCAGCGATTAGGCAGACAAACACGCGATCGCTCAACTCAGATCCGCGCCATTGATGGTCAAGTGGCAATCTACAGCAGACTTAGGCAATATCCGGTTGCCTTTGAATTACTCGACCAACGCTTAACCCTTGCCCAAGAATCGCAAAATCTGCGTCAAGAACTCAGAACACTGGCGTTATTAGCTCAACTTTACCAGGCAAGCGGCAACAACCCAACGGCTCAGACTTTTTACGAACGGGCGATTATTTTGGCTCGTTCTTTAGGGGATCAGCAGCAAGAAGCGTTTTTAATCAACGATTTGGCGCAAATCCGTTTTACCCGCGCCAAATAAAACATCAGCCTGCTTGAAAATAAATCGTTTTACCTAACCCCCAAACCCTTCAGGAGTTGGGGGTTAGGTTTGTCATCACTTGCGTTTCCAGCCTCAGCCTAGAAACGAGAATTCTTACTTTTTAGTTCAAGAAAACAGATCCACTTTCTTGAATGGTCATGGCATTTTTGTCAACGCTTAGATCCGTTGTTTCCTGTAAATTCACCTCCAATACTCCCGGTTCAGAGGATGCTTGAGGAACTACCCTCAGTAATGCCCCATCCGGGCGTTGGAAGGTGATATTCACGGGTGTTTTCAAACCTTGGAGGGTGGCATCGGATCTGCCTTGTAGCTGTCGCTGAGTGGTATCGCCAATCACTTGATAAGTAATAGGATCGCCAGTTTGATTCACCAGCTTGACACTTACCATCCCGTTCATGGGGATAACTCTGGAAGCGGGAGATTGTAGCTGTTCTGGTGCTGGTGTAGTTTCTTGTCCGCCGCTTTCAGGTATAGCGTTGGAACTGGGAGATACTGGCTGCTGCGGTACTGGTTGTGTTCCGGGCAAGACAGCCGGACAACCCTCTGGGGGACGAATGCCGCGCTGGACGTGTTGGGGTTCGTAAAAGACACTCGGACAAGGGTTAAGCGGTGAAACGCGCCCTGTGGGTTGGACTGATTGGTTTATGGTATCGCGATCGCCTGTATTCTGCATCATGCGATCGCTACTATCCGGCGCTTGGTTAATATTGCCGGGAGTGGGGTTCATTTGGGCGAGTGCTGGTAAGCCAATAATTAGACTTCCACAGATAGCCCCCATTAACCCAATGGTTTTTTTGATTGGCTGATTTTGCCGAATCATACTTTATGCCTCTGTTAACTGAATTAAAAAAAATTGGCTGTTGCCTATATTTTATCTTTTTATTTTTTAAGTCTCAAATATTTATTTCTTTCCCCTTGCATCTGGCTAAAGAAAGATGAATAAAATCTTTCTTTAGCCCTTATTTCACCCTATGCTTGCTCCCACATTTCCTTTATTTTGTCGGGAAGAAAGTCGGAAATTTCCTTAATCCGTTCTGGCGACAAGTCATCTTTAGTCGCCGAGAAGACAGCCTTGATTGCCATTTCTGGTTCTACGCCTTGTGGCAAACCAGCTTCTTGACGAATCCGAAATAGAAAAGTATCGGACTTAATAATCAAAGGTGGACGAATCCGACTTAAGAAATGGACAATGGGATTAGTATCTACCCAAAGATCCGCAACTTCATTTTGCAGCGCTTTATCTTCTGTGGGTAGCGCTTCTTCATGTAATTCTTCAGTCACCCGGTCTACAGCTTCGTTGGTCATCATATCCCGCATTGTGCGGAACACAACCTCAGTGATATCTCTGGCATCAAAAATATCTTCCAATTCGCCCCGGAACATGACTTTTTCCAGAAAGGGCATATCCTTTGTAGCAATAGGAACTACCGGGCCTTCATTAAGAGACTCAGGCGGCTTCTCCTCCATTTTTTCTAGCAGACGTTGCCCTCTTTCTGTCAGCCTTGCACTCTTAAATTTAATCAAATGAGGTGCTAAACCATCTGAAGGATCGTAGGTGTTGGCAATCCGAAAGTCGAACTCTTTCGGGTTAACTACATCCGAAGTATCCTCCTGATTTCCATAGGCATTGCCAGTAAATTCGGCATCGATATACTGCTTTTGATTTAAATAATCCAAGTGACCTAATAGGTCGGTTTCTGTAACTTGTCTTCCGGCAAAATCTGA harbors:
- a CDS encoding DUF2267 domain-containing protein, whose product is MTIPLREDIAYILLKKIHEGDNEPGKHEVSFTASDFAGRQVTETDLLGHLDYLNQKQYIDAEFTGNAYGNQEDTSDVVNPKEFDFRIANTYDPSDGLAPHLIKFKSARLTERGQRLLEKMEEKPPESLNEGPVVPIATKDMPFLEKVMFRGELEDIFDARDITEVVFRTMRDMMTNEAVDRVTEELHEEALPTEDKALQNEVADLWVDTNPIVHFLSRIRPPLIIKSDTFLFRIRQEAGLPQGVEPEMAIKAVFSATKDDLSPERIKEISDFLPDKIKEMWEQA